A genome region from Sphingomonas anseongensis includes the following:
- a CDS encoding DUF2093 domain-containing protein: MLMTGGGTPARIHYMAGTFRILASGDHVVCAVTGQRIPLHELKYWSVERQEPYVDAEASLKAEQSAGKA, from the coding sequence ATGCTGATGACCGGCGGCGGGACGCCCGCTCGCATCCATTATATGGCCGGAACCTTCAGGATCCTCGCAAGCGGCGACCATGTCGTCTGCGCGGTGACCGGACAGCGGATTCCGCTTCACGAGCTCAAATATTGGAGCGTCGAGCGGCAGGAGCCCTATGTCGACGCCGAGGCCAGCCTGAAGGCCGAGCAGAGCGCCGGGAAAGCCTGA
- the cobT gene encoding cobaltochelatase subunit CobT, which produces MAERIDLFRRALAGAARAIARDPEIDVVFASETASPAPRAARVPSPGPGLEPKLVAEARGAADSAALRLRHHDVRLHNSLAPADPEARAVFDALETARIEALGARAMAGVRANLAQLADARVRGDAITRARSAEEVPLATAIGLIARQRLSGEAAPKAAQAGLKLVEPWVEEKGAAELDSLALTLDDQAAFARLSRQLLEDLDLASAAEEGEDPLEDTGEEEGDEAAGDEGEDEGESTPQSGDSEMRAEQSDDSADEEQAAEDNDPDDDQLSEGDETTDSGQPGQARRNWELAPPSDYKPFTTQFDEMIEAGELCDEAELNRLRLYLDQQIGGLSGIVTKLANRLQRRLMAQQARSWDFDQEEGMLDAARLARVIVNPGHSLSYKVERETEFKDTIVSLLIDNSGSMRGRPIAIAAICADILARTLERCGVASEILGFTTRAWKGGQSREAWLAAGRPAHPGRLNDLRHIVYKRADEPYRHSKRSLGLMMREGLLKENIDGEALLWAHQRLIARTEERRILMVISDGAPVDDSTASANGGTYLERHLRQVIAWIEQRSPVELVAIGIGHDVTRYYERAVTIMDAEQLGGAMIEQLAQLFDMH; this is translated from the coding sequence ATGGCTGAGCGGATCGACCTGTTTCGTCGCGCCCTCGCCGGCGCGGCCCGGGCGATCGCTCGCGATCCGGAAATCGACGTGGTGTTCGCGTCGGAGACCGCGTCCCCGGCGCCGAGAGCGGCGCGGGTGCCTTCCCCGGGGCCGGGCCTCGAGCCCAAGTTGGTCGCGGAAGCTCGCGGTGCAGCCGATTCTGCGGCGCTCCGGCTTCGTCACCACGACGTCCGGCTTCACAATTCTCTCGCTCCCGCTGATCCCGAGGCCCGGGCCGTGTTCGATGCGCTCGAGACCGCGCGGATCGAAGCCCTTGGCGCGCGGGCAATGGCAGGAGTGCGCGCCAACCTCGCCCAGCTTGCCGACGCGCGGGTGCGCGGCGACGCAATCACACGCGCTCGAAGCGCTGAAGAAGTGCCATTGGCAACCGCAATCGGACTGATTGCCCGCCAGCGGCTAAGCGGGGAGGCGGCTCCGAAAGCGGCTCAGGCGGGCCTCAAGCTGGTCGAGCCATGGGTCGAGGAAAAGGGCGCAGCCGAGCTCGATTCGCTGGCGCTCACGCTCGACGACCAGGCGGCCTTCGCCCGGCTGTCGCGGCAACTGCTCGAGGACCTCGATCTCGCAAGCGCCGCCGAGGAGGGCGAGGATCCGCTTGAGGACACGGGTGAGGAAGAGGGCGACGAGGCGGCCGGGGACGAAGGCGAAGACGAAGGCGAATCGACTCCCCAGAGCGGCGATAGCGAAATGCGCGCCGAGCAGTCGGATGACAGCGCCGACGAGGAGCAGGCTGCCGAGGACAATGATCCCGACGACGACCAGCTTTCCGAAGGCGACGAGACCACCGACAGCGGCCAGCCCGGCCAGGCGCGCCGCAACTGGGAGCTGGCCCCGCCCAGCGACTACAAGCCGTTCACCACCCAGTTCGACGAGATGATCGAAGCCGGGGAGCTTTGCGACGAGGCGGAGCTCAACCGACTGCGGCTCTATCTCGACCAGCAGATCGGCGGCCTTTCGGGAATCGTCACCAAGCTCGCCAACCGCCTCCAGCGAAGGTTGATGGCGCAGCAGGCGCGAAGCTGGGACTTCGACCAGGAAGAAGGAATGCTCGACGCGGCCCGGCTCGCCCGGGTGATCGTCAATCCCGGCCATTCGCTGAGCTACAAGGTGGAGCGCGAGACCGAGTTCAAGGACACGATCGTCTCGCTTCTGATCGACAATAGTGGCTCGATGCGAGGGCGGCCCATCGCCATCGCCGCCATCTGCGCCGACATTCTCGCTCGGACGCTGGAGCGTTGCGGAGTCGCGAGTGAAATCCTCGGCTTCACGACGCGGGCGTGGAAGGGCGGCCAGAGCCGCGAGGCCTGGCTAGCTGCCGGTCGTCCGGCGCATCCGGGGCGCCTCAACGACCTTCGCCACATCGTCTACAAGCGCGCGGACGAGCCGTATCGCCATTCGAAGCGCAGCCTTGGCCTGATGATGCGCGAAGGGCTGCTCAAGGAAAATATCGACGGGGAAGCGCTTCTCTGGGCGCACCAGAGGCTGATCGCCCGGACCGAGGAGCGGCGGATCCTGATGGTGATCTCCGACGGCGCGCCGGTCGACGATTCGACCGCCTCGGCCAACGGCGGGACATATCTGGAGCGACACCTCCGACAGGTAATCGCTTGGATCGAGCAGCGCTCGCCGGTGGAACTTGTCGCGATCGGGATCGGCCATGACGTGACGCGTTATTACGAGCGCGCCGTCACTATCATGGACGCCGAGCAGCTAGGGGGTGCGATGATCGAGCAGCTCGCCCAGCTGTTCGACATGCATTGA
- the purD gene encoding phosphoribosylamine--glycine ligase encodes MNILLLGSGGREDALAWRLRQSPSCEELVAAPGNPGIARWAQCVAIDPCDAGAVVGLASERGIDLVVIGPEAPLVAGVGDALREAGFAVFGPNADAARLEGSKGFTKDLCEANNIPTARYVRTERGDEALAALANFGVPVVIKADGLAAGKGVTVATSREEAEQAIREIGDSPLVIEEFLEGEEASLFALVDGETAVSFASAQDHKRVGEGDTGPNTGGMGAYTPAPVLTAELERRAMDEIVRPTARALAAAGTPFSGVLYAGLMLTADGPKLIEYNVRFGDPECEAIMPRVDGDFAKLLNAVATGRLGEVQPRLKDDYAVTVIVAARGYPGTPASGGLIREIEAAEQVEGVTVFHAGTAQGESGLVAKGGRVLAVTATAHSFASARARAYRAVDQIDFADGFHRRDIGWRELEREKA; translated from the coding sequence TTGAATATTCTTCTGCTTGGTTCGGGCGGGCGCGAAGATGCGCTTGCGTGGCGGCTGAGGCAATCGCCGAGCTGCGAAGAACTGGTCGCGGCGCCGGGAAATCCGGGAATTGCGCGCTGGGCACAATGCGTGGCGATCGATCCCTGCGATGCCGGCGCAGTGGTCGGCCTGGCGAGCGAGCGGGGAATCGACCTGGTGGTCATCGGCCCCGAAGCTCCGCTGGTGGCCGGTGTCGGGGATGCGCTGCGGGAGGCCGGCTTTGCGGTGTTCGGCCCCAATGCCGACGCGGCCCGGCTGGAAGGGTCGAAGGGTTTCACCAAGGACCTGTGCGAGGCGAACAACATACCGACTGCACGGTACGTCCGCACCGAACGGGGTGACGAGGCGCTGGCGGCACTGGCCAACTTCGGCGTGCCCGTCGTCATCAAGGCGGACGGACTCGCCGCAGGCAAAGGCGTCACCGTTGCCACCAGCCGCGAGGAGGCGGAGCAGGCGATCCGCGAGATCGGCGATTCTCCGCTGGTGATCGAGGAGTTCCTGGAGGGCGAGGAAGCCAGCCTGTTCGCGCTGGTCGACGGCGAGACTGCGGTATCTTTCGCCTCAGCGCAGGACCACAAGCGCGTCGGCGAGGGCGACACCGGCCCGAACACCGGCGGAATGGGCGCCTATACCCCTGCCCCTGTCCTCACCGCCGAGCTCGAGCGCCGGGCGATGGACGAGATCGTTCGGCCGACCGCGCGGGCGCTTGCGGCGGCGGGAACCCCGTTCTCCGGCGTTCTTTATGCCGGGCTGATGCTGACCGCCGACGGCCCCAAGCTGATCGAATATAACGTCCGCTTCGGCGACCCCGAATGCGAGGCGATCATGCCGCGCGTCGACGGCGACTTCGCGAAGCTCCTGAATGCTGTTGCGACCGGCCGGCTCGGCGAGGTCCAGCCGCGGCTCAAGGACGATTACGCGGTGACCGTGATCGTCGCCGCGCGTGGCTATCCCGGCACCCCGGCAAGCGGCGGCCTTATTCGCGAGATCGAAGCCGCAGAGCAGGTCGAGGGGGTCACCGTGTTCCATGCGGGCACGGCACAGGGAGAAAGCGGGCTCGTAGCCAAGGGCGGGCGAGTGCTCGCTGTCACAGCGACCGCGCACAGTTTCGCGAGCGCGCGCGCCCGCGCCTATCGGGCCGTCGACCAGATCGACTTCGCCGACGGATTCCACCGGCGCGACATCGGCTGGCGCGAGCTGGAAAGGGAGAAGGCATGA
- the xseA gene encoding exodeoxyribonuclease VII large subunit: MQVDLPEDTRSGLLANVPPGDNSPALTVGELAGSLKRVIEGEFGHVRVRGEISGFKRHSSGHCYFSMKDDAACIDAVIWRGNANGLAFQPEDGAEVIATGKMTTYAGRSKYQLVIDRLELAGEGALMALLERRRKALAAEGLFDESRKRKLPFLPKVIGVVTSPTGAVIRDILHRLEDRCPTHVLLWPVPVQGEGSSAKISAAIRGFGEIDGNGALPRPDLLIVARGGGSIEDLWAFNEEEVVRAAAESPIPLISAVGHETDTTLIDHASDRRAPTPTAAAEIAVPVRAELFVLVGELGRRSQNCLSKMADRSRERLELTVCRWPEPQALFAPAAQRLDEVGDRLPRALASRAGEARADLNAVAPRLRPELLLDRVSRSAEKLASLWKMAGLVHPDRPLSRGFVRVTDRAGKTLASAADAIAARLLTLNFGDGAVDAAVGEAAPAPVERKRRSPYVSRQPGFFDEQE; the protein is encoded by the coding sequence ATTCAAGTGGACCTTCCCGAAGACACGCGCTCCGGCCTGTTAGCGAACGTGCCGCCCGGCGACAATTCGCCGGCGCTGACGGTCGGCGAGCTCGCCGGCTCACTGAAGCGGGTGATCGAGGGCGAATTCGGCCATGTCCGGGTGCGCGGCGAGATCTCCGGCTTCAAGCGCCACAGCTCCGGCCATTGCTATTTCTCGATGAAGGATGATGCGGCCTGCATCGACGCGGTCATCTGGCGGGGCAATGCGAACGGACTCGCCTTCCAGCCCGAAGACGGCGCCGAAGTGATCGCGACCGGTAAGATGACCACCTATGCCGGCCGATCGAAATACCAGCTGGTCATCGACCGGCTGGAGCTTGCCGGCGAAGGGGCGCTGATGGCGCTCCTCGAGCGGCGGCGCAAAGCGCTCGCTGCGGAAGGCCTGTTCGACGAAAGCCGCAAGCGCAAGCTCCCGTTCCTTCCCAAGGTAATCGGCGTCGTCACCTCCCCCACCGGAGCAGTCATCCGCGACATTCTCCACCGGCTGGAAGACCGCTGCCCGACGCATGTTCTCCTGTGGCCGGTGCCGGTCCAGGGCGAAGGTTCTTCCGCCAAGATCTCCGCCGCCATTCGCGGCTTCGGCGAGATCGACGGGAACGGAGCGCTTCCCCGCCCCGACCTCCTGATCGTCGCTCGCGGCGGAGGCTCGATCGAGGATCTCTGGGCGTTCAACGAGGAGGAGGTGGTCCGCGCCGCGGCTGAATCCCCGATCCCCTTGATCTCCGCGGTCGGCCACGAGACGGACACGACCCTGATCGACCACGCATCCGACCGGCGGGCGCCGACACCAACTGCGGCCGCCGAGATCGCGGTGCCGGTGAGGGCTGAGCTTTTCGTCCTGGTCGGCGAGCTCGGCCGGAGAAGCCAGAACTGCCTGTCGAAGATGGCGGACCGTTCGCGCGAGCGGCTCGAGCTGACCGTCTGCCGATGGCCCGAGCCTCAGGCGCTGTTCGCGCCTGCCGCCCAGCGGCTCGACGAGGTCGGCGACCGGCTTCCGCGAGCGCTTGCCTCGCGCGCGGGCGAGGCGCGCGCGGACTTGAACGCTGTGGCGCCGAGGCTCCGGCCGGAGCTCCTCCTGGACCGTGTCAGCCGGTCGGCGGAAAAGCTCGCCTCGCTGTGGAAGATGGCGGGACTCGTTCATCCCGACCGGCCGTTGTCGCGCGGCTTCGTCCGGGTCACCGATCGCGCCGGCAAGACTTTGGCGAGCGCTGCCGACGCTATCGCCGCCAGGCTGCTCACCCTGAACTTTGGCGATGGCGCGGTCGATGCGGCCGTCGGCGAAGCAGCGCCGGCGCCCGTTGAGCGCAAGCGCCGCTCTCCCTATGTGTCTCGGCAGCCCGGGTTCTTCGACGAGCAGGAGTGA
- a CDS encoding hemolysin family protein yields the protein MSDHLLPFPWIDVLIILALIALNGLLALSELAVVSSREARLKAMARSGSAGAQCALDLAGNPGKFLSTVQTGITLIAVVSGAFSGTALGRPVGERLQLLGLEPDTAQSVGFGIVIVGVTYVSLVIGELVPKQLALRSPEPIAAVMARPMLWLSKAAAPFVWLLDRTSALIFRMLGLNRESDKAVTAEELHLVVAEAQTAGVLEESERAIISGVVRLADRPVREVMTPRTEVDWIDISAKGKALRAALKRTPHSRIPVADGSVENIVGVVQSRDLLEALLDGEDLDLRKMARTAPIIPDLMDAMDALAVLRSAAVPLALVHDEYGHFDGIVTPGSILAALAGAFHHDFEDGDEPDIVERDDGSFLLSGAASADILADRLGIKLPSDRDFSTVAGFALEQLKHLPETGERFAHDGWSFEIVDMDGRKIDKLIAARAKRKKAPEKDA from the coding sequence ATGAGCGACCATCTTCTCCCGTTCCCCTGGATCGACGTCCTCATCATTCTGGCGCTCATCGCGCTTAATGGTCTGCTTGCGTTGAGCGAGCTCGCTGTGGTCTCGTCGCGCGAGGCGCGGCTGAAGGCGATGGCCAGAAGCGGGAGCGCGGGCGCCCAGTGCGCGCTCGATCTTGCCGGCAACCCGGGCAAGTTCCTGTCCACGGTGCAAACGGGAATCACGCTGATCGCGGTCGTCTCCGGCGCATTTTCAGGGACCGCGCTGGGACGGCCGGTTGGCGAGCGCCTTCAGCTGCTCGGCCTCGAACCGGACACCGCCCAGAGCGTCGGCTTTGGGATCGTCATCGTCGGCGTGACCTATGTCTCGCTTGTGATCGGCGAACTGGTACCCAAGCAGCTCGCACTGCGCTCGCCCGAGCCGATCGCAGCGGTCATGGCCCGGCCGATGCTGTGGCTTTCGAAAGCGGCGGCGCCCTTCGTCTGGCTGCTCGACCGGACCAGTGCCCTGATCTTCCGCATGCTCGGCCTCAACCGCGAATCGGACAAGGCCGTCACCGCCGAGGAGCTGCACCTGGTGGTCGCAGAGGCGCAGACTGCCGGCGTGCTGGAGGAGAGCGAACGGGCGATCATTTCCGGTGTCGTCCGCCTCGCCGACCGCCCGGTGCGCGAGGTGATGACTCCGCGAACCGAGGTCGACTGGATCGACATCTCCGCCAAGGGCAAAGCGCTTCGCGCGGCGCTCAAGCGGACGCCTCACAGCCGCATTCCGGTCGCGGACGGATCGGTCGAGAATATCGTCGGCGTCGTCCAGAGCCGCGACCTTCTCGAAGCCTTGCTCGACGGCGAGGACCTCGACCTCCGCAAGATGGCGCGAACGGCGCCAATCATCCCGGACCTGATGGACGCGATGGACGCGCTCGCCGTGCTCCGTTCGGCGGCGGTGCCGCTCGCTTTGGTCCACGACGAATATGGCCATTTCGACGGGATCGTCACGCCCGGAAGCATTCTCGCGGCGCTCGCCGGTGCTTTCCATCACGATTTCGAGGACGGCGATGAGCCGGACATCGTCGAGCGCGATGACGGAAGCTTCCTGTTGTCCGGTGCGGCGAGCGCCGACATTCTTGCAGACCGGCTCGGGATCAAGCTTCCAAGTGACCGCGACTTTTCCACTGTCGCCGGCTTTGCGCTCGAGCAGCTCAAGCACCTGCCGGAGACCGGCGAGCGGTTCGCCCACGACGGCTGGTCGTTCGAGATCGTCGATATGGACGGCCGGAAGATCGACAAGCTGATCGCTGCCAGGGCGAAGCGAAAGAAGGCGCCCGAGAAAGACGCCTGA
- a CDS encoding nucleoside deaminase, with the protein MAFPLPSPMRRALGLASEAAADGEVPVGAVITQGERIVAEAKNSMRGLLDPTAHAEMVAIRAAAEALGTSRLDGCTLWVTLEPCAMCAAAASIARLDAVRYAAEDPKGGGVVHGARIFAQPTCHHRPDVLGGIGEEESAELLRRFFGERRGRG; encoded by the coding sequence ATGGCTTTTCCCTTGCCTTCGCCGATGCGCCGGGCCCTCGGCCTTGCTTCCGAGGCTGCGGCCGACGGGGAAGTGCCGGTCGGAGCGGTGATCACGCAAGGCGAGCGAATCGTCGCCGAAGCGAAAAATTCGATGCGCGGCCTGCTCGACCCGACCGCGCATGCCGAGATGGTTGCGATCCGCGCCGCCGCCGAAGCGCTAGGCACGTCCCGCCTGGACGGCTGCACTTTGTGGGTGACGTTGGAACCGTGCGCGATGTGCGCGGCGGCTGCCTCGATCGCCCGGCTCGACGCGGTCCGATACGCGGCGGAAGATCCCAAGGGCGGGGGCGTTGTTCACGGCGCGCGGATCTTCGCGCAGCCGACCTGCCACCATAGGCCAGACGTCCTGGGCGGCATCGGCGAGGAGGAATCTGCGGAGCTTCTAAGACGCTTTTTCGGGGAGCGGCGCGGCCGGGGTTGA
- the rpmB gene encoding 50S ribosomal protein L28 has protein sequence MSRVCELTGKGRQVGNNVSHANNKTKRVFLPNLQDVTLISDALERSVKLRVSTHGLRSVEHVGGLDNWLVKTSDEKLSTKARKLKREIAKKQGEAAAA, from the coding sequence ATGTCGCGCGTATGCGAGCTGACCGGCAAGGGCCGGCAGGTGGGAAACAACGTTTCCCACGCCAATAACAAGACCAAGCGGGTGTTCCTGCCCAATTTGCAGGACGTCACGCTCATTTCCGACGCCCTCGAGCGCAGCGTGAAGCTGCGGGTCTCGACCCATGGCCTTCGCTCGGTCGAGCATGTCGGCGGCCTCGACAACTGGCTGGTCAAGACAAGCGACGAAAAGCTGTCGACCAAGGCTCGCAAGCTCAAGCGCGAGATCGCCAAAAAGCAAGGCGAAGCGGCCGCCGCCTGA